CGGGCACCTCGGTGCTCTCCTTGTAGACCCGGGTGGCGTTCCGGATCCGGGTCAGCATGTCGGCGATGGGGTCGGTCAGCATTTCCTCTCTCCTTTTCGCTCACTCCTGGACCATGCGGTCTCGAGGGAACCCCCCCGACCGGCCACGGCCTACCAGCTGGCCTTCCGCACCCCGGGAAGCTGGCCCTTGTGGGCAAGTTCCCGGAGGCAGAGGCGGCAGAGCCCGAAGTAGCGGTAGACGCTCCGGGCCCTCCCGCAGCGCACGCAGCGGGTGTAGGCCCGCACCTTGAACTTAGGGGTACGCTTGGCCTTTTCGATCAGCGCTTTCCTGGCCATGCTCGCCTCACCTGCGGAAGGGGAAGCCCAAAAGCTCCAAAAGGGCCTTGGCCTCCTCGTCGGTCCGGGCGGTGGTGACCACCGCGATGTCCATGCCCCGTAGGGCGTCCACCATGTCGTAGGTGATCTCGGGGAAGATGAGCTGCTCCTTAAGGCCCAGGTTGTAGTTGCCGCGGCCGTCGAAGCTCCCCGGGTTCACCCCCCGGAAGTCCCGGATGCGGGGGAGGGCCACGTTGAGGAGCTTCTCCAGGAAAATCCACATCCGGTCGCCGCGCAGGGTGACCCTAAGGCCAATGGGCATCCCCTTGCGCAGTTTGAAGTTGGAGATGGACCGCTTGGCCCGGGTGATGGCCGGCTTCTGCCCGGTGATGAGGGCGAGCTCCTTGGAAGCCTTCTCCAGAATACGGGCGTCCTCCTTGGCCTCCCCCAGGCCCTGGTTCACCACCACCTTCAATAGCCTCGGCACCTCCCAGACGTTCTGGTAGCCAAAGCGGCGGATAAGCTCGGGCCGGACCTCCTCGTGGTACTTCTTCTTGAGCGCAACCTCTAGCGGCATCTTATCCCTCCGCGTCCAAGGCCCCGCCGCACTTGGCGCAGACCCGGATCTTGCGGCCATCCTCGAGGAACTTCTTGCGCACCCGGGTGGGCTTGCCGCAGGCGGGGCAGATGGGGCGCACCTTGGAGGCGTGCAGGGGGGCCTCCTGCTCCACGAAGCCCCCTTGGGGGTGCTGGGGGCTCACCCGCACCGCCTTCTTGACCAGGTTGACCCCCTCCACGATGACCGCCTCCTTTTGGGGAAGGACGGTTTTCACCTTCCCCACCTGGCCCTTGTACTTGCCCGAGGCCACCAGGACGGTGTCCCCCTTTTTTACGTGCAGCTTGGCCCGCATCAGAGCACCTCCGGCGCCAGGGAGACGATCTTCATGAAGCCCTTCTCCCGCAGCTCCCGCGCCACGGGGCCGAAGACCCGGGTGCCGCGGGGCTCCAGCTGGTTGTTGATGATGACGGCGGCGTTGTCGTCAAAGCGGATGGCGGAGCCATCGGGGCGCTTGACCTCCTTCCGGGTGCGCACCACCACCGCCTTGACCACGTCCCCCTCTTTGACGGCCCCACGGGGGATGGCCTCCTTGACGCTGGCCACGATCACGTCCCCCACGGTGGCGTACTTGGCGTTGGAGCCCTTGAGCACGCGGATGCACATGATCTTGCGGGCCCCGGTGTTGTCGGCCACCTCGAGGTAGGTCTGGGGCTGGATCATGCCTTACCTCCCCGCTTGGAAAGGCTCTGGTAGTTCTGGCGCCGGACCAGGTACTTCTCCACCAGGTCCAGCCTGCCCCCCTCCACCAGGCGCAGCACCCGGAAGCGCTTGCGCTTGGAGATGGGCCGGGCCTCGATGATCTCCACCACGTCCCCCACCTTGTACCGCTCCTCGGGGTCGTGGGCCAGGTACTTCTTGGAGCGGCGGATCACCTTGCCGTAGAGGGGGTGGGGGAACTGGCGCTCCACCAGGACCGCCACGGTCTTCTGCATCCGGTCGCTCACCACCACCCCGGTCAGCACCTTCTTAGGCATGGGGCCTCCTCTTTTCCCGCAAGATGGTGAGCAGGCGGGCGATCAGGCGCCGGACCTCCCGGACCCGGTGGTTTTGGGAGAGCTGTCCGATGGAGGCCTGGAAGCGGAGGTCCATAAGCTCCCGCTTCTTCTCCCGCAAGAGCTTCTCGATCTCCGCTGGGGAGAGCTTGCGGATCTCACTGGGCTTCATCGTAGGCATCCCTCCGTACGATCTTGGTCCGGATGGGGAGCTTGTGGCCGGCGATGCGCAGGGCTTCCAGGGCCTGGGCCTCCGTGACCCCCGCCACCTCGAACATCACCCGGCCCGGCCGCACCACGGCCACGTACCCCTCCACGTTGCCCTTGCCCTTGCCCATCCGCACCTCCAAGGGCTTCTTGGTGTAGGGTTTGTCGGGAAAGACGCGGATGAAGATCTTGCCCCCGCGGCGGAAGTGGCGCACCATGGCCACCCGGGCGGCCTCGATCTGCTGGGCGGTGATCCAGGCGGGCTCCATGGCCACCAGGCCGAAGTCCCCGAAGGCCACGTAGTCCCCCCCCTTGGCCGCCCCCTTCATGCGACCCCGGTGCTGCTTGCGGTACTTCATGCGCCTGGGCATCAGCATGGCCTCATTCCTCCTTCTTCACCCGCACGGCAGGGCGGCGCCGGCGGGGCCGCTCCTCGGACCTGGGGGCCTCAAGGCGCGCCTTGGCCTTCTGGCCGCCGATCACCTCGCCCAGGAACACATAGGCCTTGACCCCCAGCACCCCGTAGGTGGTGCGGGCCAGGGCGAAGCCGTAGTCTATGTTAGCACGAAGGGTGTGAAGGGGCACCCGCCCCTCGGCCGCCCACTCCGTGCGGGCCTGCTCCGCGCCCCCGATGCGGCCGGAGACGATCACCTTGGCCCCTTTGGCCCCCGCTTCCATGACCCGCTGGACCGCCTGCTTGATGGAGCGGCGCACGGCGAAGCGGCGCTCGATCTGCTCCGCCACCCGCTGGGCCACCAGGGGAGCGGAGAGGTTGGGGTTGTGGATCTCCTGGACGTTTAAGGCCACGTTCCTCCCGGTAACCTTGGCCAGGGTGTCCCGCAGGACCTTGATCTTCTCCCCGCCGCGGCCGATGACCACCCCGGGCTTGGCCACGTGCACGGTGACGGCCACGTTGTCCGCGGCCCGTTCGATGTCGATGCGGGCCAGGCCCGCAGGGTAGAGCTCTTTGGTGAGGAGGTCACGGATCCTCTGGTCCTCCAGAAGGAGGTGGCGGTAGGCTTTCTTGCCGGCGTACCAGCGGGACTCCCAGTCCCGGGTGATGCCGAGCCGGAGGCCGATGGGGTGGATTTTATTTCCCATGCTTCTCCCCCAAGATCACCGTGATGTGGCTGGTCTTCTTCCTGATGATGTCCGCCCGGCCCCGGGCCCGGGGGAGCACCCGCTTGAGGGCGGGCCCCTCGTCCACATAGGCCGCCTTCACGAAGAGCCGGTCCTCCAAGAGGTCGTGGTTGTTCACCGCGTTGGCGGCAGCGGACTCCAGCACCTTGGCCACGTGGTGGGCCCCCCGCTTGGGGGTGTAGCGCAGGAGGGCGCGGGCCTCCTCCAGGCTCTTCCCCCGGATCAGGTCCACCACCAGCCGGACCTTCCTGGGGGCGATGCGCACGTAACGGGCAATGGCTTTCGCTTCCATGGCTACTTCTTCTTGGTGGCCTTGGCCTCTTTGCCGTGCCCCCGGTAGGTGCGGGTGGGGGCGAACTCCCCCAGCTTGTGCCCCACCATGTTCTCGGTGATGTAGACGGGCACGTGCTGCTTGCCGTTGTAAACGGCGATGGTGTGGCCCACCATCTCGGGGACGATGGTGGAGCGGCGGCTCCAGGTCTTGATGAGCCGCTTCTCCCCCTTGGCGTTGAGCTCCAGCACCTTCTCCAGGAGGTGGTCATCGACGAACACGCCTTTCTT
The genomic region above belongs to Thermus thermamylovorans and contains:
- the rpsC gene encoding 30S ribosomal protein S3, yielding MGNKIHPIGLRLGITRDWESRWYAGKKAYRHLLLEDQRIRDLLTKELYPAGLARIDIERAADNVAVTVHVAKPGVVIGRGGEKIKVLRDTLAKVTGRNVALNVQEIHNPNLSAPLVAQRVAEQIERRFAVRRSIKQAVQRVMEAGAKGAKVIVSGRIGGAEQARTEWAAEGRVPLHTLRANIDYGFALARTTYGVLGVKAYVFLGEVIGGQKAKARLEAPRSEERPRRRRPAVRVKKEE
- the rplV gene encoding 50S ribosomal protein L22, translating into MEAKAIARYVRIAPRKVRLVVDLIRGKSLEEARALLRYTPKRGAHHVAKVLESAAANAVNNHDLLEDRLFVKAAYVDEGPALKRVLPRARGRADIIRKKTSHITVILGEKHGK
- the rplE gene encoding 50S ribosomal protein L5, with amino-acid sequence MPLEVALKKKYHEEVRPELIRRFGYQNVWEVPRLLKVVVNQGLGEAKEDARILEKASKELALITGQKPAITRAKRSISNFKLRKGMPIGLRVTLRGDRMWIFLEKLLNVALPRIRDFRGVNPGSFDGRGNYNLGLKEQLIFPEITYDMVDALRGMDIAVVTTARTDEEAKALLELLGFPFRR
- the rpsQ gene encoding 30S ribosomal protein S17: MPKKVLTGVVVSDRMQKTVAVLVERQFPHPLYGKVIRRSKKYLAHDPEERYKVGDVVEIIEARPISKRKRFRVLRLVEGGRLDLVEKYLVRRQNYQSLSKRGGKA
- the rpmC gene encoding 50S ribosomal protein L29 codes for the protein MKPSEIRKLSPAEIEKLLREKKRELMDLRFQASIGQLSQNHRVREVRRLIARLLTILREKRRPHA
- the rpsS gene encoding 30S ribosomal protein S19 — protein: MPRSLKKGVFVDDHLLEKVLELNAKGEKRLIKTWSRRSTIVPEMVGHTIAVYNGKQHVPVYITENMVGHKLGEFAPTRTYRGHGKEAKATKKK
- the rplP gene encoding 50S ribosomal protein L16 → MLMPRRMKYRKQHRGRMKGAAKGGDYVAFGDFGLVAMEPAWITAQQIEAARVAMVRHFRRGGKIFIRVFPDKPYTKKPLEVRMGKGKGNVEGYVAVVRPGRVMFEVAGVTEAQALEALRIAGHKLPIRTKIVRRDAYDEAQ
- a CDS encoding type Z 30S ribosomal protein S14 — encoded protein: MARKALIEKAKRTPKFKVRAYTRCVRCGRARSVYRYFGLCRLCLRELAHKGQLPGVRKASW
- the rplX gene encoding 50S ribosomal protein L24, with translation MRAKLHVKKGDTVLVASGKYKGQVGKVKTVLPQKEAVIVEGVNLVKKAVRVSPQHPQGGFVEQEAPLHASKVRPICPACGKPTRVRKKFLEDGRKIRVCAKCGGALDAEG
- the rplN gene encoding 50S ribosomal protein L14; this encodes MIQPQTYLEVADNTGARKIMCIRVLKGSNAKYATVGDVIVASVKEAIPRGAVKEGDVVKAVVVRTRKEVKRPDGSAIRFDDNAAVIINNQLEPRGTRVFGPVARELREKGFMKIVSLAPEVL